From one Luteolibacter sp. SL250 genomic stretch:
- a CDS encoding sensor histidine kinase, protein MTFLRPIFWLSALSAVAVAQPLERRLAEIEKERASLPAVTAAEQTPARIGHHGFEADPAWVVIDFGRTVTPERIALFPARPPAGENSPPNGFPSAFDIEIDETPEFSASIEIADWKETSPGAGERLPFLILEGNRASGRFLRLNVSGFRDDGSGRKSFRLGEIVVMENGGNAALGRPITHSAALASARAWEGMNLVDGYFWCQPLQGPGTSPTEGYQTSPREDPEVNGSVWVEVDLGVRRPIDAVHLVPAAPREGITFHGYGFPTHFNVIADPGTEDETIILKENSPPFPAEALPNPGAAPVMKETQGINARRVRVVCDALWRQGSSRGGRSDYLFALSEIQCWHQGTNLAAGATVTVSDEVRGPLWSPEALTDGFSSSHPLLSWDAWLDGIERSEALRLQADEIRRKIAVREKEDAAAFGMRAAIIAGATIVLAGAVVAWQRRRSQRQQEELRERIARDLHDEIGASLSHLAMQGDLARQKLDRAELTSERLQNLSDSARETLDQMRDIVWLLSPKAGGDWQDLSLRLEAISRRLLEGTGHEVKVEGNPPAGKPEIGQARDLVAFLKESLTNARRHGKPAMILVTLQWEALLLLRIEDDGKGFDGKAAASSSGTGLRHLRERAEAMGADLEIDSNPGEGTRIRLNMPYHHS, encoded by the coding sequence ATGACCTTTCTCCGTCCCATTTTCTGGCTGTCCGCGCTCTCCGCGGTGGCAGTGGCGCAGCCGTTGGAGCGGCGGCTTGCGGAGATCGAGAAGGAGCGCGCCTCACTGCCTGCGGTGACGGCGGCGGAGCAGACACCGGCCCGGATCGGGCACCATGGATTTGAGGCGGACCCGGCATGGGTGGTGATCGACTTCGGCAGGACGGTGACGCCGGAACGGATCGCCTTGTTCCCGGCCCGGCCACCGGCCGGGGAGAACTCGCCGCCGAATGGATTTCCATCGGCGTTCGACATCGAGATCGACGAGACGCCGGAGTTTTCCGCCAGCATCGAGATCGCCGACTGGAAGGAAACGTCCCCCGGTGCGGGTGAACGGCTTCCGTTCCTCATACTGGAGGGGAACCGTGCCTCCGGGAGGTTCCTGCGGCTGAACGTGTCCGGCTTCCGCGACGATGGATCGGGCAGGAAATCGTTCCGCCTCGGTGAGATCGTGGTGATGGAGAACGGTGGCAATGCCGCGCTCGGACGGCCTATCACCCACAGCGCGGCGCTGGCCAGTGCGCGGGCGTGGGAGGGCATGAACCTGGTGGATGGTTACTTCTGGTGCCAGCCGCTGCAGGGGCCGGGCACTTCACCGACGGAAGGCTACCAGACCTCCCCGCGAGAGGACCCCGAGGTGAATGGCTCTGTTTGGGTGGAGGTGGATCTGGGAGTGCGGCGGCCCATTGATGCGGTTCATCTGGTTCCCGCCGCGCCGCGGGAGGGGATCACGTTCCATGGCTACGGCTTCCCGACACATTTCAATGTCATCGCCGATCCGGGGACGGAGGATGAAACGATCATCCTGAAGGAAAACAGCCCGCCATTTCCGGCGGAGGCGCTGCCGAATCCCGGGGCGGCTCCGGTGATGAAGGAAACGCAGGGCATCAATGCGCGCCGTGTCCGTGTGGTGTGCGACGCGTTGTGGCGGCAGGGATCCAGCCGGGGCGGGCGCTCCGACTATCTGTTTGCCCTGAGCGAGATCCAGTGCTGGCACCAAGGGACGAACCTGGCGGCGGGGGCGACGGTCACGGTATCGGATGAAGTCCGCGGTCCGCTGTGGTCTCCGGAGGCGCTCACGGATGGATTTTCCAGCTCCCATCCGCTGCTGTCATGGGATGCGTGGCTGGATGGGATCGAGCGCTCGGAGGCGCTGCGGCTGCAGGCGGATGAGATCCGCCGGAAGATCGCTGTGAGGGAAAAGGAAGACGCTGCCGCTTTCGGGATGCGGGCGGCGATCATCGCCGGGGCCACCATCGTCCTGGCCGGTGCGGTGGTCGCATGGCAGCGCCGCAGGTCGCAGCGGCAACAGGAGGAACTGCGCGAGCGCATCGCGCGGGACCTGCACGACGAGATCGGCGCGAGCCTGAGCCATCTGGCGATGCAGGGAGATCTGGCGCGGCAGAAACTGGACCGCGCCGAACTCACCTCCGAGCGGCTGCAGAACCTGTCAGACTCGGCGCGGGAGACACTGGACCAGATGCGCGACATCGTGTGGCTGCTTTCGCCGAAGGCGGGTGGCGATTGGCAGGATCTGTCGCTGCGGCTGGAAGCGATCAGCCGCCGTCTGTTGGAAGGCACGGGACATGAGGTGAAAGTGGAGGGCAACCCACCGGCGGGAAAACCGGAGATCGGGCAAGCGCGGGATCTGGTGGCATTCCTCAAGGAATCGCTGACCAATGCGCGCCGCCACGGGAAGCCTGCGATGATCCTTGTCACCCTGCAGTGGGAGGCGTTGCTGCTGCTGCGGATCGAGGATGACGGGAAGGGCTTCGATGGGAAAGCTGCGGCTTCTTCCTCCGGGACCGGCCTGCGCCATCTCCGCGAGCGCGCGGAGGCGATGGGCGCGGATCTCGAAATCGACAGCAACCCGGGTGAGGGAACTCGCATCAGACTCAACATGCCATACCATCATTCATGA
- a CDS encoding response regulator transcription factor gives MSAETGTNASDATVWVVEDHARLRATLCEAIGMSVAGDVASFGSCEDALSALGGGTAPAVVVMDLGLPGMSGLEGIRRFKDAAPSAEILVFTVFDDRMNVFQAICAGASGYLLKSEPMERVLSAIREVSQGGSPMTPEIARLVLDRFSKLPSPTSDVGLSDRERDVLRLLADGFTKKELADRLDLSVHTVDNYLRRIYRKLHVNTLGGAVAKALREGLL, from the coding sequence ATGAGCGCGGAAACGGGCACGAATGCCAGTGATGCCACCGTGTGGGTGGTGGAGGACCATGCGCGGCTGCGGGCCACGCTTTGCGAAGCCATCGGCATGTCCGTCGCCGGGGATGTCGCATCCTTCGGCAGTTGCGAGGATGCGTTGTCCGCGCTGGGCGGCGGGACGGCCCCGGCCGTCGTCGTGATGGATCTGGGGCTGCCCGGCATGTCAGGGCTGGAGGGGATCCGCCGGTTCAAGGACGCCGCACCGTCCGCGGAGATCCTGGTGTTCACCGTGTTCGATGACCGGATGAATGTCTTCCAGGCGATCTGCGCCGGAGCGTCCGGCTACCTGCTGAAGTCCGAGCCGATGGAGCGTGTCCTCTCCGCCATCCGTGAGGTGAGCCAGGGCGGCTCCCCGATGACGCCGGAGATCGCGCGCCTGGTGCTGGACCGTTTTTCAAAGCTTCCTTCCCCGACATCGGACGTCGGGCTTTCCGACCGGGAGCGGGATGTGCTGCGGTTGCTCGCGGACGGCTTCACCAAAAAGGAACTCGCCGACCGCCTGGATCTCAGCGTCCACACGGTGGACAACTACCTGCGGCGGATCTACCGCAAGCTCCACGTGAACACGCTGGGCGGCGCGGTGGCGAAGGCGCTGCGGGAAGGGTTGCTGTGA
- a CDS encoding glycine--tRNA ligase — MANKDNTDPARMEKIVSLCKRRGFIFQAGELYGGLNGVWDYGPLGAELKRNLKDFWWRKTVQERDDVLGMDGSILTMEQVLVASGHVGGFSDPMSDCLLSKARLRADQIPAQDGTAVWFSGAKHPASNWSVQREFAVLIAPGKEVGEAHKTARKYYAEFNPDKKISPKELELDEVRREELTGTTRFNPENGSLLTEPRQFNLMLQTNFGATGEQIAYLRPETAQSIFVQYKNVLDSNRVKLPFGIAQVGKSFRNEINPRNFTFRSREFEQMEIEYFCHPDDGLRLTDEWLETRLSFYEEIGIPRAKLHINDIPDGERAFYSKKTYDIEYEFPFGVQELEGVAYRTDYDLGVHQKSAGKPLLYFDEETKEKFLPHVVEPSAGCDRTVLALICEAFDEETLTDEKGKEDVRTVLRFKPSMAPVKVGIFPLLKKNEEQVRIAREIQKSLQKWFPVSYDDGGAVGRRYRRQDEVGTPFCVTVDFETIGQGEGEGAEALKGTVTIRHRDSMEQERIAIDALLPWLLERVR; from the coding sequence ATGGCCAACAAAGACAACACCGACCCCGCCCGCATGGAAAAAATCGTGTCGCTCTGCAAGCGCCGCGGATTCATCTTCCAGGCTGGCGAGCTTTACGGCGGCCTCAACGGCGTGTGGGACTACGGTCCGCTCGGCGCGGAACTGAAGCGCAACCTGAAGGACTTCTGGTGGCGCAAGACCGTGCAGGAGCGCGATGACGTGCTGGGCATGGATGGCTCCATCCTGACCATGGAACAGGTGCTCGTCGCCTCCGGCCACGTCGGTGGCTTCTCCGACCCGATGTCCGACTGCCTCCTTTCCAAGGCCCGCCTCCGCGCGGACCAGATCCCCGCCCAGGACGGCACCGCCGTCTGGTTCAGCGGCGCGAAGCACCCGGCCTCCAACTGGAGCGTGCAGCGCGAGTTCGCCGTACTCATCGCCCCCGGCAAGGAAGTCGGCGAGGCGCACAAGACCGCCCGCAAGTACTACGCCGAATTCAACCCGGACAAGAAGATCTCCCCGAAGGAACTGGAGCTGGACGAGGTGCGCCGTGAGGAACTCACCGGCACCACCCGCTTCAATCCGGAGAACGGCTCCCTCCTCACGGAGCCACGCCAGTTCAACCTGATGCTGCAGACGAACTTCGGCGCGACGGGCGAGCAGATCGCCTACCTCCGCCCGGAGACCGCCCAGTCGATCTTCGTGCAATACAAGAACGTGCTGGATTCCAACCGGGTGAAGCTGCCGTTCGGCATCGCCCAGGTCGGCAAGTCGTTCCGCAACGAGATCAACCCACGCAACTTCACCTTCCGCTCCCGCGAGTTCGAGCAGATGGAGATCGAGTATTTCTGCCATCCGGACGACGGCCTGCGCCTGACCGACGAGTGGCTGGAAACCCGCCTTTCCTTCTACGAAGAGATCGGCATCCCGCGCGCGAAACTCCATATCAACGACATCCCGGATGGCGAGCGCGCCTTCTACTCGAAGAAGACCTACGACATCGAATACGAATTCCCCTTCGGCGTGCAGGAGCTGGAAGGCGTGGCCTACCGCACCGACTATGACCTGGGTGTTCACCAGAAGTCCGCGGGCAAGCCGCTGCTCTACTTCGACGAGGAGACGAAGGAAAAGTTCCTCCCGCACGTGGTGGAGCCGTCCGCCGGTTGCGACCGCACCGTGCTGGCCCTCATCTGTGAAGCCTTCGACGAGGAGACGCTCACCGATGAAAAGGGCAAGGAGGACGTCCGCACCGTGCTGCGCTTCAAGCCGTCCATGGCTCCGGTGAAGGTCGGCATTTTCCCGCTTCTCAAGAAGAACGAGGAACAGGTCCGCATCGCCCGGGAGATCCAGAAGTCCCTCCAGAAGTGGTTCCCCGTCTCCTACGACGATGGTGGTGCCGTCGGCCGCCGCTACCGCCGCCAGGACGAGGTCGGCACGCCATTCTGCGTGACCGTCGATTTCGAAACCATCGGCCAGGGAGAAGGCGAAGGCGCCGAGGCGCTGAAAGGCACCGTCACCATCCGTCACCGTGACTCCATGGAGCAGGAGCGCATCGCCATCGACGCGCTGCTTCCATGGTTGCTGGAGCGCGTCCGCTGA
- a CDS encoding DNA-3-methyladenine glycosylase I has protein sequence MNDFPDGKCRCPWLPADRPLYTQYHDEEWGVPTRDPRLLFEMICLEGMQAGLSWWTILQKREHYRKVFHHFDPVKVAKMTDAQLEKLVLDPGIIRHRGKIFAIRANAQAWLKLENPVEFLWSFVGGKTRRSRFKMMADFQTKTPESDALSKALRKAGFNFVGSTTMHAFMQAVGMVEDHTVGCFRKKEISRG, from the coding sequence ATGAATGATTTCCCCGATGGAAAATGCCGCTGCCCATGGCTCCCCGCGGATCGTCCGTTATACACGCAGTATCATGACGAGGAATGGGGCGTGCCGACGCGCGATCCCCGGCTGCTTTTTGAAATGATCTGCCTGGAGGGCATGCAGGCCGGACTCTCCTGGTGGACCATCCTCCAGAAGCGGGAGCACTACCGGAAGGTCTTCCACCACTTCGACCCGGTGAAGGTGGCGAAGATGACGGACGCCCAGCTTGAGAAACTGGTGCTGGACCCGGGCATCATCCGCCACCGCGGGAAGATCTTCGCCATCCGCGCGAACGCCCAGGCCTGGCTGAAACTGGAGAACCCGGTGGAGTTTCTCTGGAGCTTCGTCGGCGGCAAGACCCGCCGCAGCCGCTTCAAGATGATGGCGGATTTCCAAACGAAGACCCCTGAGTCCGACGCGCTCTCAAAGGCACTGAGGAAGGCCGGCTTCAACTTCGTCGGCTCCACCACCATGCACGCGTTCATGCAGGCAGTTGGGATGGTGGAGGATCACACAGTGGGTTGCTTCCGAAAAAAGGAGATCTCTCGGGGATGA
- a CDS encoding DUF485 domain-containing protein: MANNPSTRPDWEALSRKPEFQELLAAKKRFTIPCCIFFLVYYFALLYFVGWHLELMKQPVFGKINVAYLFALSQFFMAWGMAWVYMRKAATFDRAAAEIIKHETH; the protein is encoded by the coding sequence ATGGCAAACAACCCATCCACCCGGCCCGATTGGGAGGCCCTGTCCCGCAAGCCGGAGTTCCAGGAGCTCCTGGCGGCGAAGAAAAGATTCACCATCCCCTGCTGCATCTTCTTCCTCGTCTACTACTTCGCGCTCCTCTACTTCGTGGGCTGGCACCTCGAACTGATGAAGCAGCCGGTCTTCGGCAAGATCAACGTGGCCTACCTCTTCGCCCTCTCCCAGTTCTTCATGGCCTGGGGCATGGCATGGGTCTACATGCGGAAAGCCGCCACCTTCGACCGCGCCGCGGCGGAGATCATCAAACACGAAACCCACTGA
- a CDS encoding amino acid permease — MTIAMFLAFVIATLGITVWSAKKNTGSSAYFAAGRSIKGWQNGLAVAGDYMSAASFLGISGMIAFFGYDGFMYSVGFLVAYLTVLFVVAEPLRNAGKYTMADLLAYRLKARPVRAAASVSTLTVSTFYMVAQMSGAGLLVNMLLKEDYPWISQNVAIAGVGVLMIVYVIFGGMHGTTWVQIIKAVLLMGATILLSVLVMQKFNFSFPAFFDAVASHKYTDAKTGVEVTKNFLDPGMKFGMDISKWGPLDLISLGLALVLGTAGLPHVLVRFYTVPDAKTARVSVVWAMIIIGIFYILTTFLGFGALTLLRPQEILGFNENMSAPELAHVLGGNIFFAFISAVAFATILAVVAGLTISASTSFAHDFYSNVLKHGKEVSQDKEVKVARIAAFVVGAMSIILAILLKEINVAFLVGLAFAVAASANLPAIVLTIFWKKFNTSGAVWGLMAGLSSSIILIVLSPSVMKNLMGMDAIFPLNNPGIVSIPIGFIAAIIGSLISKEPESEAKFAEFSVRAHTGLGAEKATDH, encoded by the coding sequence ATGACCATCGCAATGTTCCTCGCCTTCGTGATCGCCACGCTCGGCATCACCGTCTGGAGTGCGAAAAAGAATACCGGCTCCAGCGCCTACTTCGCCGCCGGACGCTCCATCAAAGGCTGGCAGAACGGCCTCGCCGTGGCCGGTGACTACATGTCGGCCGCGTCTTTCCTGGGGATTTCCGGGATGATCGCCTTCTTCGGCTACGACGGCTTCATGTATTCCGTCGGCTTCCTCGTCGCCTACCTCACGGTGCTGTTCGTCGTGGCGGAGCCGCTGCGGAACGCGGGCAAGTACACCATGGCGGACCTGCTGGCCTACCGGCTGAAAGCCCGTCCGGTCCGCGCGGCCGCCTCCGTCAGCACGCTGACCGTCTCCACCTTCTACATGGTGGCGCAGATGAGCGGCGCCGGCCTGCTGGTGAACATGCTGCTGAAGGAGGACTATCCCTGGATCTCACAGAACGTCGCCATCGCCGGAGTCGGCGTCCTGATGATCGTCTATGTGATCTTCGGTGGCATGCACGGCACCACCTGGGTGCAGATCATCAAGGCGGTGCTGCTCATGGGGGCCACCATCCTGCTCAGCGTGTTGGTCATGCAGAAGTTCAACTTCAGCTTCCCCGCCTTCTTCGACGCCGTCGCCTCCCACAAATATACCGACGCGAAAACCGGCGTGGAAGTGACCAAGAACTTCCTCGATCCGGGGATGAAGTTCGGCATGGACATCAGCAAGTGGGGTCCGCTCGACCTCATCTCGCTCGGTCTCGCCCTGGTGCTCGGCACCGCCGGCCTGCCGCACGTGCTGGTCCGCTTCTACACCGTGCCGGACGCGAAGACCGCCCGTGTCTCGGTCGTCTGGGCGATGATCATCATCGGCATTTTCTACATCCTCACCACCTTCCTCGGCTTCGGCGCGCTGACGCTGCTCCGCCCGCAGGAGATCCTCGGATTCAATGAGAACATGTCCGCTCCCGAGCTGGCGCACGTGCTGGGCGGAAACATCTTCTTCGCCTTCATCTCGGCCGTTGCCTTCGCCACCATCCTGGCGGTGGTCGCCGGTCTGACCATCAGCGCCAGCACCTCCTTCGCCCACGACTTCTACTCGAACGTGCTCAAGCACGGCAAGGAGGTGTCCCAGGACAAGGAGGTCAAGGTCGCCCGGATCGCCGCGTTCGTCGTCGGCGCCATGTCGATCATCCTCGCGATCCTGCTGAAGGAGATCAACGTGGCGTTCCTCGTCGGCCTCGCGTTCGCGGTGGCCGCTTCGGCGAACCTTCCGGCCATCGTCCTCACCATCTTCTGGAAGAAGTTCAACACCAGCGGCGCCGTCTGGGGCCTCATGGCCGGGCTTTCCAGCAGCATCATCCTCATCGTCCTCAGCCCGAGCGTGATGAAGAACCTGATGGGCATGGACGCGATCTTCCCGCTCAACAACCCGGGCATCGTCAGCATCCCGATCGGCTTCATCGCGGCGATCATCGGCAGCCTCATCAGCAAGGAACCGGAGAGCGAAGCGAAGTTCGCGGAGTTCAGCGTCCGCGCCCACACCGGCCTCGGAGCGGAGAAAGCCACAGATCACTGA
- a CDS encoding ATP-dependent DNA ligase has product MIEVRFNRGIFLPDLDLWLDPWDAKPRAFVSHAHADHFARHESAICSDVTAHLVRRRFHLAENRLVATPFHVPIIENGYRLRLLPAGHIAGSAMLHVTRIKDNASLLYTGDFKTRRGRTAEPVNFINADTLIMETTFGLPMFEFPNPMEIESSILRFVNDAFTDGETPVLLGYSLGKAQEALALLAEHQIPVMLHPSVAEMTSACRDAGVDLPEPVIFEGSIPAGMALIAPPNAVRSRALRGLKAKRVAMLSGWAMQPGAKYRYRVDEAIPLSDHADHPGLMECIQRVRPKRVLTVHGYALEFAAELRAKRIDAWSATGNDQLELSMGEASRRLTTSSTPRYNRVICTLADFSDLCRLVGETSSRVAKVKFLASYLAGLESDHDLRLAAFWLTGEALPRRSGRRPLHAGSSTIRRALVSIPGTREERYREISLAQNDAARTARLVLQELPLKPEPLDLPGLEKFFLSLAGAEGSLDRIDKLASRLAALHPMEGETVVKLLTGDLRIGLKEGLVEDAIALAFKTDPADVRHANMLTGNIGETAVLARYQQLDEATLKPMVPVKCMLAAPLERDGDSDLPLFDQLPFPSPVWLEPKYDGIRAQLHKSGHEVALFSRDLRPLNDEFPELISAAMRLEGDFVLDGELIAYAEGRKLGFADLQKRLGRTTASADLFLTDADHDLSVPLRFVAFDVLWLNGADLLSNSLTERRAHLNHLNLTGPFETIPVHMAADAGEIEARFKQALQEGHEGLIAKDPDDPYSPGRRGKSWIKLKGVMPTLDCVVVAAEQGHGKRSDVLSDYTFAVRDEESGELKVLGKAYSGLTDDEIEDLTEHFKRHTLQTERRKRLVEPNLILEIAFDAIRTSPRHDSGLALRFPRIKSIRRDKTLDEIDTLQSARALVG; this is encoded by the coding sequence TTGATCGAAGTTCGTTTCAACCGCGGCATTTTCCTGCCGGATCTGGACCTATGGCTGGATCCCTGGGACGCGAAGCCGCGTGCCTTTGTTTCCCACGCGCACGCGGACCACTTCGCCCGGCATGAATCCGCGATCTGCTCCGACGTGACCGCACATCTGGTGCGGAGGCGGTTCCATCTGGCGGAAAACCGGCTGGTGGCAACGCCCTTCCACGTGCCGATCATCGAAAACGGCTACCGCCTGCGGCTGCTGCCGGCGGGCCATATCGCGGGCTCCGCGATGCTCCATGTCACCCGGATCAAGGACAACGCGAGCCTCCTTTACACGGGGGACTTCAAAACGCGGCGCGGACGGACGGCGGAGCCGGTGAATTTCATCAACGCGGACACGCTCATCATGGAGACGACCTTCGGCCTGCCGATGTTCGAGTTCCCCAATCCGATGGAGATCGAATCGTCGATCCTGCGTTTCGTGAACGACGCGTTCACGGATGGGGAGACGCCGGTGCTGCTGGGATATTCCCTGGGCAAGGCCCAGGAGGCGTTGGCGTTGCTGGCCGAACACCAGATCCCTGTGATGCTGCACCCCAGCGTGGCGGAAATGACCTCCGCCTGCCGGGATGCGGGCGTGGATCTGCCGGAACCGGTCATTTTTGAAGGCAGCATACCGGCCGGGATGGCACTGATCGCCCCACCGAATGCGGTCCGCTCACGCGCGCTGCGCGGCCTGAAGGCGAAACGGGTGGCGATGCTGAGCGGCTGGGCGATGCAACCGGGCGCGAAATACCGCTACCGTGTGGATGAGGCCATCCCCCTGTCCGACCATGCCGACCACCCGGGGCTGATGGAGTGCATCCAGCGGGTGCGTCCGAAGCGGGTGCTGACGGTACACGGCTACGCGCTGGAGTTCGCCGCCGAGCTGCGGGCAAAGCGGATCGACGCGTGGAGCGCGACCGGCAATGACCAACTGGAGCTTTCCATGGGCGAGGCATCCCGGCGCCTGACCACCTCCTCCACCCCGCGCTACAACCGGGTGATCTGCACCTTGGCGGACTTCAGCGACCTCTGCCGCCTGGTGGGTGAAACCAGCAGCCGTGTGGCGAAGGTGAAGTTCCTGGCCTCCTATCTGGCAGGATTGGAAAGCGACCATGACCTGCGGCTGGCGGCATTCTGGCTCACGGGCGAGGCCCTGCCCCGGCGCAGCGGGCGCCGCCCCCTGCACGCGGGCTCGTCCACCATCCGGCGGGCGCTGGTCTCCATCCCCGGCACGCGGGAGGAGCGCTACCGCGAGATCTCTTTGGCACAGAATGACGCCGCCCGCACCGCCCGGTTGGTGCTGCAGGAACTGCCACTGAAACCGGAGCCGCTGGACCTCCCCGGACTGGAGAAATTTTTCCTCTCACTCGCTGGGGCGGAGGGTTCGCTCGACCGAATCGACAAACTGGCCTCCCGGCTGGCGGCGCTGCACCCCATGGAGGGAGAGACGGTGGTCAAGCTGCTGACCGGCGACCTGAGGATCGGCCTCAAGGAAGGTCTGGTGGAGGACGCCATCGCGCTCGCGTTCAAGACGGACCCGGCGGACGTGCGGCATGCGAACATGCTGACGGGCAACATCGGCGAGACGGCCGTGCTCGCCCGTTACCAGCAACTGGACGAGGCGACGCTGAAACCGATGGTGCCGGTGAAATGCATGCTGGCCGCCCCGCTCGAAAGGGATGGGGACAGCGACCTACCCCTGTTCGACCAACTTCCATTTCCATCCCCGGTCTGGCTGGAACCGAAGTACGACGGAATCCGCGCGCAGCTCCACAAGTCGGGCCATGAAGTTGCACTCTTTTCACGTGATCTCCGCCCCCTCAACGACGAGTTCCCCGAGCTGATCTCTGCCGCCATGCGGCTGGAAGGGGACTTCGTCCTCGATGGCGAACTCATCGCCTACGCGGAGGGGCGCAAGCTGGGCTTCGCCGACCTGCAGAAGCGGCTCGGCCGCACCACGGCCAGTGCGGATCTTTTCCTGACGGATGCGGACCATGATCTTTCGGTGCCGCTGCGCTTCGTGGCGTTCGACGTGCTGTGGCTGAACGGGGCCGATCTGCTTTCCAACTCCCTGACAGAACGCCGCGCCCACCTCAACCATCTCAATCTCACCGGCCCTTTCGAGACCATCCCCGTCCACATGGCGGCGGATGCGGGCGAGATCGAGGCCCGGTTCAAGCAGGCGCTGCAGGAAGGCCACGAAGGATTGATCGCGAAGGATCCCGATGATCCCTACTCCCCCGGCCGTCGCGGGAAATCATGGATCAAGCTGAAGGGCGTGATGCCGACGCTGGACTGCGTGGTGGTCGCCGCGGAGCAGGGGCATGGAAAGCGCTCTGACGTGCTGTCCGACTACACCTTCGCCGTGAGGGATGAGGAAAGCGGCGAGCTGAAGGTGCTGGGCAAGGCCTACTCCGGCCTGACAGACGACGAGATCGAGGACCTGACGGAACACTTCAAGCGCCACACGCTGCAGACGGAACGGCGCAAGCGGTTGGTGGAGCCGAACCTGATCCTGGAGATCGCCTTCGACGCGATCCGGACCTCCCCGCGCCATGACTCCGGGCTGGCACTGCGGTTCCCGCGCATCAAATCCATCCGGCGGGACAAGACGTTGGATGAGATCGACACGCTGCAATCGGCGCGGGCGCTGGTCGGTTAG
- a CDS encoding ABC transporter ATP-binding protein translates to MPDEPAAPRDTEPLFVARGITKVYPGEIEVVALAGVDLELYEGELVVLLGPSGSGKSTLLNILGGLDTPTEGSLRYRGQDLANADEKALTNFRRDAAGFIFQFYNLIPSLTSRENVALITEISRDPMEPEEALDMVGLGDRMDHFPSQLSGGQQQRVAIARAIAKKPEVLLCDEPTGALDVKTGVTVLEAIERVNRDLGTLAVIITHNAVIAGMADRVIHFSDGNITRIDRNEKRNPVASLDW, encoded by the coding sequence GTGCCTGACGAACCGGCTGCCCCGCGCGATACCGAACCCCTGTTCGTGGCCCGTGGGATCACGAAAGTGTATCCGGGTGAGATCGAGGTGGTCGCACTGGCAGGAGTGGATCTGGAACTGTATGAGGGGGAACTGGTGGTGCTGCTGGGGCCGTCCGGTAGCGGTAAATCCACCCTCCTGAACATCCTTGGCGGGCTGGACACCCCTACGGAAGGGTCCCTCCGTTATCGCGGCCAGGACCTTGCGAACGCCGACGAGAAGGCGCTGACGAATTTCCGCCGGGATGCGGCAGGATTCATCTTCCAGTTCTACAACCTCATCCCCAGCCTCACCTCGCGGGAGAACGTCGCGCTTATCACGGAGATCTCCCGCGACCCCATGGAGCCGGAGGAGGCGCTTGACATGGTGGGTCTGGGTGACCGCATGGATCATTTCCCGTCCCAGCTTTCCGGGGGGCAGCAGCAGCGGGTGGCCATCGCCCGCGCCATCGCGAAAAAGCCGGAAGTCCTGCTCTGCGATGAACCGACCGGCGCGCTGGATGTGAAGACCGGTGTGACCGTGCTGGAGGCCATCGAGCGGGTGAACCGGGATCTCGGCACGCTCGCGGTCATCATCACGCACAACGCGGTCATCGCCGGCATGGCGGACCGTGTCATCCATTTCTCCGACGGCAACATCACCCGGATCGACCGCAACGAGAAACGGAACCCCGTCGCCAGCCTCGATTGGTGA